A single region of the Podospora pseudopauciseta strain CBS 411.78 chromosome 1, whole genome shotgun sequence genome encodes:
- a CDS encoding hypothetical protein (EggNog:ENOG503NWR7; COG:S; BUSCO:EOG092640PR) → MSSQGDATLPATRRSRKSIGVGPSRGDRENATLDVGSAIGATRKKSRSKSLGPGSLDILKNGNGNRRASLAIPSGPPPRSILKPTIPVLPEIPTFKPREAPLSNESAGTKVALRTEEEQQAAAREREERERAEIEKEIKDRREARRKSLANRRVSFAAEATLHTFQVVDENQDATAATAASHHHQEPDSDPPSTPPDHIDDHDAESPADQRALHQRNQQRSSGVGSLYGDDDTIASTVYDSDMEHADDIDEVETEEMSGSSDSDDDGTVMTVEAEEMTSASVASMTSGVSAFDSNNSTDSLDENLRLAKQRAAATQRIDEDEEVIAGFAGWGRKPLSQTETTTQIIRQHMPPPTPDAQQQRDQRFEIEMDMDDDMGMDMTKAVGGILQSQPGRSQSNNQDEDVEMDMDEDMSMDVTKALGGILGKAQAQNRRKSVKPLALQQDADELGDQTMEFTTAVGGIRQGRMSIGGATDIDELEDMSMEFTSAIGGLLSKGAPNTGSALGHRRTLAAEDDGMDMDMTAAVGGILATSQPQEEHDVFEQTVAMDETMAVGGILKPASPEEARSAAKRVMELEADEPDVVYPSLTPSTQETASQDNNDTLGLSAFRGKGLRHSMPGAPLFESSPVRSPEKELPAKSLARNSSPVRSSPVRSSPVRNTRKSPASDFPERRTPSPTRSPPRRESPARKTPSPARNTVPATKTPPSMIGSSSPVRDASPPKTTPRSVGKGRLFHQDPSTGISTPRVVLTPQGRRLSGVGADRPGLGSPRVAEIFDRRDSLQDSAAEFVPSEPSSARRTVAFADPRAMEAEVDQELRDEAEKENSRWILEREADGDREITLNLREMIQNLSPTKKKKNPLAGRKSLMPGSARGLLGKRPAELDVDDAGEDSEVIDGVKRLKGHQGSPVKNVRLGSPPTKAETTTGRKTRSAARGEEDTATITPAVPSSPVRVAGTPNHQGRLRSVFDDQATNTFNFYDHTATGDVDALVRRDDDDGDRIHLQDFLNLTSIRFMELTTTKRRHTVAPGETRLSLTADGKEDLSLEKCVVAGACTVPTLELYQHSCRELKKYISEGRRIVREIESETFEENPPLFREYMTATPEFKVLMDNQFKNVKTHARLLSKAMWYEWRMKLQDGLKEGLVKIAEGMDDDEKLLARQQELLSSVLPDMIKRAEELEKEHETLEAVAQEMADCDPAELEEARAELISLDEGLEEKQRKIAELKAQLEVSNSGIEALTAQKQQCLGDIKEADKIREECRGWSSEEISKLKARTDKIEKTTGWALANISGTKISLTYKRQIELVLDIASFPQPNHRPGPQSNIDLWYIADKREPNTTPLTPEREFFLQSIRDRIRSLPQPTTNVKTILQIVKDGWDKSCTVANYVRLLNLTFPTTVVNDDGSIAVVSSLVLVPLQTRVEAVIRLRVEDGGQGGEGLEVKVVPGARMVYGEQFNTAKLEEFLRGKIGGCVQTVGGGGENKGWDVGMLELYKRLLARGSRAAAAVAGEK, encoded by the exons ATGTCGTCGCAAGGCGATGCCACATTGCCGGCAACGCGCCGGTCGCGTAAGTCGATTGGCGTCGGACCTTCAAGAGGCGACAGAGAGAATGCAACACTTGACGTTGGCAGCGCTATTGGGGCCACTCGCAAAAAGTCTAGGAGCAAGAGTTTGGGCCCGGGTAGTCTCGACATCTTGAAGAACGGGAATGGGAACCGCAGAGCA TCCCTTGCCATACCATctggaccaccaccaagatcaaTTCTGAAACCCACGATCCCCGTCCTTCCAGAAATTCCAACCTTCAAACCAAGAGAAGCTCCCCTGAGCAACGAAAGTGCCGGAACAAAGGTAGCGCTGCGAACTGAGGAGGAACAACAAGCTGCAGCCcgggaaagggaggaaagagaacgggccgagattgagaaggagatCAAAGATAGGAGAGAGGCGCGCAGAAAGTCACTGGCCAACCGTCGGGTATCCTTTGCTGCTGAGGCGACACTACACACCTTCCAAGTAGTGGACGAGAACCAGGATGCAACAGCCGCTACAGCGGCATcgcaccatcaccaagagCCCGATTCAGACcctccatcaacacccccagACCACATCGACGACCATGATGCCGAGTCTCCAGCCGATCAACGAGCACTGCACCAACGAAACCAACAACGGAGTTCGGGCGTGGGGTCACTCTACGGGGACGACGATACCATCGCTTCCACCGTGTACGATTCCGACATGGAACATGCCGACGATATCGATGAGGTGGAGACGGAGGAAATGTCTGGTTCTAGTGATTCGGACGACGACGGCACCGTTATGACTGTAGAAGCCGAAGAAATGACCTCTGCTTCAGTCGCATCCATGACCTCCGGCGTGTCTGCGTTTGACAGTAACAATTCAACCGACAGCTTGGACGAGAATCTGCGGCTCGCGAAACAGCGCGCTGCTGCTACTCAACGGattgacgaggatgaagaggttaTTGCTGGGTTTGCcggttgggggaggaagcCACTATCTCAGACGGAGACTACCACGCAGATTATCCGCCAACatatgccaccaccaactcctgACGCTCAACAACAGCGAGATCAAAGGTTCGAGATTGAGATGGACATGGATGACGATATGGGTATGGATATGACCAAAGCCGTGGGTGGTATTCTTCAGTCACAGCCAGGAAGGTCTCAGAGCAACAACCAGGATGAAGATGTGGAAATGGATATGGATGAGGACATGTCGATGGACGTGACTAAGGCTCTCGGTGGGATTCTTGGCAAGGCCCAAGCCCAAAATCGGCGGAAATCAGTCAAACCACTTGCGCTGCAGCAGGATGCCGATGAACTGGGTGATCAAACTATGGAATTTACCACGGCAGTTGGCGGTATCCGACAAGGCAGAATGTCTATCGGTGGCGCAACGGACATTGACGAGCTCGAAGACATGTCCATGGAGTTTACTTCTGCGATTGGTGGGCTTTTATCTAAGGGTGCCCCTAATACAGGCTCTGCTCTAGGCCACCGAAGAACTCTGGCAGCCGAAGATGACGGCATGGATATGGACATGACTGCAGCTGTCGGCGGCATTTTGGCTACTTCACAACCACAGGAAGAGCACGATGTGTTTGAACAGACTGTGGCCATGGACGAGACCATGGCGGTAGGCGGCATCCTGAAGCCTGCCTCACCTGAAGAGGCACGGTCAGCGGCCAAGAGGGTGATGGAACTGGAGGCTGATGAGCCAGATGTTGTGTATCCATCTCTCACGCCGTCAACACAGGAGACAGCATCCCAAGACAATAACGATACTCTTGGGCTTTCTGCATTCCGAGGGAAGGGTCTCCGTCACAGCATGCCTGGCGCCCCTCTTTTCGAGAGCTCTCCTGTGCGAAGTCCCGAGAAAGAGCTGCCTGCGAAGAGCCTGGCCCGTAATAGCTCACCGGTTCGGAGCTCTCCTGTCAGAAGTTCGCCGGTTCGAAACACGAGGAAGTCCCCAGCAAGTGACTTCCCTGAACGAAGGACGCCTTCACCCACGAGGAGCCCTCCGAGGAGAGAGTCTCCTGCACGAAAGACACCTTCTCCTGCGAGGAATACTGTCCCTGCTACCAAGACACCCCCCTCAATGATTGGAAGCAGTTCGCCAGTCCGTGatgcctcaccaccaaaaacgACACCTCGCTCCGTCGGCAAGGGGAGGCTCTTCCACCAAGACCCGAGCACAGGCATCAGTACCCCCCGTGTGGTCCTCACACCCCAAGGCAGGCGCCTTTCCGGCGTCGGTGCTGACAGACCTGGCTTGGGCTCACCACGCGTGGCCGAGATCTTCGATCGTAGGGACTCCCTCCAAGACTCAGCAGCTGAATTTGTGCCTAGCGAGCCAAGCAGCGCCCGTCGCACCGTGGCTTTTGCCGACCCCCGCGCCATGGAAGCGGAAGTCGACCAGGAACTCAGAGATGAGGcagaaaaggaaaatagCAGGTGGATCCTGGAGCGGGAGGCGGACGGCGACCGTGAGATCACGCTCAATCTTAGAGAGATGATTCAGAACCTGAGTCCgacaaagaagaagaagaacccgttggcggggaggaagagtcTTATGCCAGGGAGCGCGAGGGGACTGCTGGGGAAGAGGCCGGCTGAGttggatgtggatgatgcgggggaggattcggaggtgattgatggggtgaagaggttgaagggaCATCAGGGGAGCCCGGTGAAGAATGTGAGGTTGGGGTCGCCGCCGACTAAGGCTGAGACTACTAcggggaggaagacgaggagtgCTGccagaggggaggaggatactGCTACGATCACCCCGGCTGTGCCTAGTTCGCCTGTCAGGGTGGCGGGCACGCCGAATCACCAGGGGAGGCTTAGGTCGGTTTTTGATGATCAGGCGACGAAtacttttaacttttatGATCACACTGCCACGGGGGATGTGGATGCGCTTGTGCggagggatgatgatgatggggatcGGATACATTTGCAGGATTTTTTGAACCTGACAAGTATCAGGTTTATGGAGTTGACTACCACCAAGAGGAGGCATACTGTTGCGCCGGGGGAGACGAGGTTGAGCTTGACGGCGGACGGGAAGGAGGATTTGTCTTTGGAGAAGTGTGTCGTTGCGGGTGCATGTACGGTGCCTACTTTGGAGCTGTATCAGCACTCGTGTCGGGAGCTGAAGAAATATATCAGTGAAGGGCGGAGGATTGTGAGGGAGATTGAGTCGGAGACTTTTGAGGAGAACCCACCGCTGTTCAGGGAGTACATGACTGCTACTCCTGAGTTCAAAGTGTTGATGGACAATCAGTTCAAGAACGTCAAGACGCATGCTAGGCTGCTGAGCAAGGCGATGTGGTATGAATGGCGGATGAAGCTGCAGGATGGGCTGAAGGAGGGTCTGGTCAAGATTgcggaggggatggatgatgatgagaagctTTTGGCCAGGCAGCAGGAGTTGCTTTCTTCGGTGCTGCCTGATATGATCAAGCGGGCtgaggagctggaaaaggagcATGAGACCCTTGAGGCTGTGGCTCAAGAAATGGCCGATTGTGACCctgctgagctggaggaggcccGTGCTGAGTTGATCTCCCTTGATGAGGGcctcgaggagaagcagcgCAAGATTGCCGAGCTGAAAGCCCAGCTTGAGGTCTCCAACTCTGGCATTGAAGCCCTGACAGCACAGAAACAGCAGTGCCTGGGTGATATTAAAGAAGCAGACAAAATCCGGGAGGAATGCCGGGGCTGGTCATCAGAAGAAATCAGCAAACTCAAAG CACGAACCGACAAAATCGAAAAAACCACCGGCTGGGCCCTCGCCAATATATCCGGCACCAAAATCTCCCTGACGTACAAGCGCCAAATCGAACTCGTCCTCGACATTGCCTCttttccccaacccaaccaccggCCTGGTCCGCAGAGTAATATCGACCTGTGGTATATAGCCGACAAGCGCGAACCCAataccacccccctcacccccgagCGAGAGTTTTTCTTGCAGTCTATTCGGGATCGCATCCGCTCCCTAcctcaacccaccaccaacgtcAAGACGATTCTTCAAATTGTAAAAGATGGCTGGGACAAGTCTTGCACAGTGGCGAACTATGTCAGGTTGCTCAACCTGACGTTTCCCACGACGGTCGtgaatgatgatgggtcGATAGCGGTGGTGAGTTCGTTGGTTTTAGTGCCGTTGCAGACgagggtggaggcggtgatCAGACTGagggttgaggatggggggcaggggggggaggggttggaagTCAAGGTGGTGCCAGGTGCGAGGATGGTGTACGGGGAGCAGTTTAATACTGCCAAGTTGGAGGAGTTTTTGAGGGGGAAGATTGGTGGGTGTGTACAGactgtgggaggagggggggagaatAAGGGGTGGGATGTGGGGATGTTGGAGTTGTATAAGAGGTTATTGGCTAGGGGGTCGAGGGCTGCAGCGGCAGTGGCTGGGGAGAAATAA
- the RPS11B gene encoding 40S ribosomal protein S11-B (BUSCO:EOG092653NM; EggNog:ENOG503NVGD; COG:J), protein MATELTVQSERAFQKQPHIFLNSKTKVKTTRPGKGGRRWYKDVGLGFRTPTAAIEGQYIDKKCPFTGQVSIRGRILTGTVVSTKMHRTIIIRREYLHYIPKYSRYEKRHKNLAAHVSPAFRVEEGDQVTVGQCRPLSKTVRFNVLRVLPRTGKTVKSFQKF, encoded by the exons ATGGCTACCGAGCTTACCGTCCAGAGCGAGCGTGCTTTTCAGAAGCAGCCGCATA tcttcctcaactccaaGACCAAGGTCAAGACCACCAGACCTGGCAAGGGCGGCCGCAGATGGTACAAGGACGTTGGTCTGGGTTTCCGCACCCCCACTGCTGCCATTGAGGGCCAGTACATCG ACAAGAAGTGCCCCTTCACCGGCCAGGTTTCCATCCGTGGCCGTATCTTGACCGGCACCGTCGTCTCCACCAAGATGCAccgcaccatcatcatccgtcGCGAGTACCTCCACTACATCCCCAAGTACTCCCGTTACGAGAAGCGCCACAAGAACCTCGCCGCCCACGTCTCTCCCGCTTTCCgtgttgaggagggcgacCAGGTTACCGTTGGCCAGTGCAGACCTCTCTCCAAGACT GTTCGGTTCAACGTTCTCCGCGTCCTTCCCCGCACCGGCAAGACCGTCAAGTCTTTCCAGAAGTTCTAA